In bacterium, the genomic window TGCGGGAGCACACCGTGCGGCAGATCCCGGTGGTCTCCGGGGACGGCGTCCTGGTGGGGATCGTCTCCGACCGGGACATCCGGGCCGCGGTGCTTCCCGCCGGCCTGGTCCCGGGCTTCACCGCGGAAGCGGCGGAGAAGTTCATGAAGAGCACCCCCGTGGAGCGGGTGATGACGCGCAAGGTCGTCACCGCCACGCTCACCGACACGCTGGAGGACGCGATCGTCCTGCTGCACGACTTCCGGATGAACGCCTTGCCGGTCGTGGACGCCGCCGGGAAAGTCGTCGGGATCATCACCCGGACCGACGTGCTCGAGGCGTTCATCGACGCCCTCGGCGTCGGCGAGGTCTCCTCCCGCCTCGAGGTCGTCGTCCCCGACCGGCCCGGAACGCTCGCGCAACTGGCGGCGATCATCGGCTCCTTCCACGTGAACATCACGAGCGTGCTCTCCACCCGGCACGTGGAAGCCGGAAAACGGGCGAACTTCTTCCGCGTCGCCACGCTGAACATCGGACCGATCCGGAAGGCGATCGAGGAGGCGGGTTTCAAGATCCTCGATCCCTCGCAGTTCCTGCTCCCGTGAAGGCGGCGGTCCTCGACCGGAACGCCCCGATCGAGACATCTCCGCTCTCCCTGCGGGACATCCCGTCCCCTTTCCCCGGCCCAGGGGAAGTCCGCGTCCGCGTACGGGCCTGCGGCATCTGCCGGACCGACCTCCATGTGATCGAGGGGGACCTTCCCCCGGCCCGTCTCCCGGTCGTCCCCGGCCACCAGGTGGTCGGCATCGTGGACGCACGGGGTGAAGGATCCCGCCGCTTCCGCATCGGAGAACGGGTCGGGATCGCCTGGCTGGCGCGTGCCTGCGGAACGTGCGGTTTCTGCTCGGAGGGAAAAGAGAACCTGTGCGAGGCATCCCGGTTCACCGGGTATCATCGGGACGGCGGTTTCGCGGAATACGCGGCCGTGCCGGAGGCGTTCGCCTACAAGGTCCCCGACGCCTTCGGAGACGCAGAGGCCGCTCCCCTGCTGTGCGCGGGGATCATCGGGTATCGCGCCCTCGCGCGGGCGGACCTCCCCCCCGGCGGGACATTGGCCCTCTACGGCTTCGGCTCCTCCGCCCACATCGTCCTGCAGCTCGCGCTGCACCGGGGTGCGACGGCGTACGTCTGCACTCGCGGAGCCTCCCACCGCGAGATGGCGAAGGCGATGGGCGCCGCGTGGGTCGGCGAGGATCCCGCGGAGATGCCCGTGCGGGCGGACTCCGCCATCCTCTTCGCACCGGCGGGCGAGCTCGTCCCTCCGGCGCTCCGGGCGCTGAAAAAGGGGGGAACCCTCGCCCTGGCGGGCATCCACATGTCCGACGTGCCGGGGATGAAGTACGAGGAGTGCCTCTTTTACGAAAAGAACCTGCGGAGCGTGACGGCGAACACCCGGGCGGACGGCGAAGGGCTTCTGCGCGAGGCGGCGGAGATCCCGATCCGGCCGCGGATCACCGTCTTCCCGCTGGAAGAGGCGAACCGCGCGCTGCAGCTGCTCAAGGCCGACAAGATCTCCGGCTCCGGTGTACTCGTCGTCTAGGTTTTCCCTTCCTTGCGCAGGATCCCCTCCGCGACAAGCACGCCGTTCAGGGCGGCGCCGACGATCCCGCGGGATTTTCCCACGCCGTCGCCCGCGACGAACAGGTTCGATACGTTCGTCTCGAGGAACCGGTCGGTGGCGTACTTCGTGTCGTAGAACTTGATCTCCGGGACATAGATCGCCGTGGAGGGATGCGCCACGCCCGGGATCACGCGGGACAGGAGCGTCAGGGTCTCCCGGAGGTTGTCGACGATCCTTCCGGGGTAGGCGAAGGAGATGTCCCCCGGCGTCACCCCCGGGCCGGGGAGCAGCGTCGGCGTCATCTTGTCGTACCCGAGGGCGGCGGCGTGGAACGTTTCCCTGCGGGAACGGCGCCCCTGCATCAAATCCCCCAGGCGCTGCACGACCAGGCTCTCCCCTCCTCCCCAGAAGTTGGCGAACTCGGCCACCTTCCGCCCCATCTCGGTGGTGTCCTGGATCGGCTCCGTCATCGACACGGTATTGAGGATCGCGAAGTTCGTGTTCGCCGTCTTCCGGGTTTTCAGGGCATCGCCGTTCACCAGGCGGAACCCGTTGCGCGCTTCCACGCGAACGCGGCCTCCCGGGTTGGTGCAGAACGTCCGCGTCCGGTCTCCGTGGGTGGGGGTGACGAAGAGGAACTTCGGATCGTACAGGACCCGGGTGATCTCTTCGTAGACCGGAAACGCCACCTCCACGCGGCAGCCGATGTCGATCGCCCCGTATCGCGTGTCGACCCCGAGCCCCCGGGCCGCCTCCCGGAACCAGTAGGCCCCGTCGCGCCCGGGTGCGACCACGACGTATCTCGCGAGCCGCTCTCCCTTCGTCGTGCGAAGGGAGAAGACGCCGCCGGGCCCCAAAGAGATCCCGTCGACCCTCGTGGCGAGGGAAAAAACGGCTCCCGCCGCGGTGATCGATTCCGTCATCCGGGCAACCACCCTATGGGCGAGATCCGTCCCCATATGGCGTTGGCGGGCAGGCCGAAGGGTGATGTCCCATTCCCCCTTCGGAGTCTTGTGCCGGACCCAGGAGACGCGGTCGAGCCACGCGTCGATCCGCTCCCGGTCGTCGCCGTAGACCATGGGATCCGCGCCGTGCGCGACGAATACATCGTCGACGGCCGCGATGCGCCTCACCGCCTCCTCCTCGGTCATCTGCAGTTCTCCGAGGTCCAGGCCGATGTGGGGAGAAAGGTTGAGCTTCCCGTCGGTCATCGCGCCCGCCCCGCCGGTGCGCCCTTTCTCCTCGAGGACGAGGACGGAGAGCGCTCCCGCCAGCGTGCGGGCGACGAACATCCCCGCGGGCCCCGCGCCGACGACGGCGACGTCCCAGGGTTTTTCAGCCGCCTTCACCGTTTTCCTCGAACCGCGGGCCTCTGGAGAGCCGGAACGGGAGGACGGACATCCCCCCTCCGGAAAGGAGCGCCTCCACCGTCCCGCGATCGCCCGGGTCCCGGAGGAGGCCGAAGAGCATCCCTCCCCCGCCCGCGCCGCAAAGTTTCGCGCCGCTCACCAGGCGCCGGAACCTGCGGTCGGAGAACAATGTCCGCACGCCGGGGGTGGACACCCCGGGGGCGAGGGTCTTCCGGATCCCCCACTCCGCGGCGATCGCGGCGCCCGTCTTTTCCGGATCCGATGCGGAAACCGCCGCCCACGCCTCCCTCGCGGCCGCCGCGATCCCGCGGAACTTCCGCAGGACCCCGGTGTCCCCGTCGATCGCCCCGCGGATCATCCGCCAGTTGACGTCCGACGAATGGTGGGCGATTCCCGTGTGCGCGAGGAACCCGTGATCCCGCAGCATCCCCCCCGCCCGCCCTCCGGGGGGAAGCCGGCGCAACTCGATCCGGCCCGGAAGAAACCGGATCCCCTGGATGCCGCCGCGCAGCGCCGCGAGATGGTCCTGCCGGCCGGTCAGGCTCTTCAGGTGGGCCGCCTCGATCTCCATCGCCGCCCGGGCGGTCTCGTCCCGGGGGCACGCAGTCCCGGTCAGCCTGCCGGCCGCCAGCATCAGGGCGACCAGCAGGGCGGACGACGCGCCGATCCCGGAACCGACCGGGGCTTCGTTGCGCACGAGGATCTCCACGCCGGAAACCGCTGGGAAATGCCGCAGCGCGCGGGCGAGAAGCCCCAGTTTCCCACCGAGGGAGAATCCGTGGGTGTCGGCGGCGGTGACCGCGATCCCGAAATTTCCCGAGGACAGCCTTGCCGCACCGCGACGGAACGGGCGCACGACGACCTCGCTGAGCACCGCGACGGCGGCGTTCACCGTCATCGCGTCTTCGATGAGGAGGTACAAAGGGTAGATGTCGAGGGTCCCCCCCGCCAGATCCACGCGGTTGG contains:
- a CDS encoding zinc-dependent alcohol dehydrogenase family protein; protein product: MKAAVLDRNAPIETSPLSLRDIPSPFPGPGEVRVRVRACGICRTDLHVIEGDLPPARLPVVPGHQVVGIVDARGEGSRRFRIGERVGIAWLARACGTCGFCSEGKENLCEASRFTGYHRDGGFAEYAAVPEAFAYKVPDAFGDAEAAPLLCAGIIGYRALARADLPPGGTLALYGFGSSAHIVLQLALHRGATAYVCTRGASHREMAKAMGAAWVGEDPAEMPVRADSAILFAPAGELVPPALRALKKGGTLALAGIHMSDVPGMKYEECLFYEKNLRSVTANTRADGEGLLREAAEIPIRPRITVFPLEEANRALQLLKADKISGSGVLVV
- a CDS encoding CBS and ACT domain-containing protein; this encodes MARRMKKNIVTVTPSASLFEAHARMREHTVRQIPVVSGDGVLVGIVSDRDIRAAVLPAGLVPGFTAEAAEKFMKSTPVERVMTRKVVTATLTDTLEDAIVLLHDFRMNALPVVDAAGKVVGIITRTDVLEAFIDALGVGEVSSRLEVVVPDRPGTLAQLAAIIGSFHVNITSVLSTRHVEAGKRANFFRVATLNIGPIRKAIEEAGFKILDPSQFLLP
- a CDS encoding FAD-dependent oxidoreductase, producing MKAAEKPWDVAVVGAGPAGMFVARTLAGALSVLVLEEKGRTGGAGAMTDGKLNLSPHIGLDLGELQMTEEEAVRRIAAVDDVFVAHGADPMVYGDDRERIDAWLDRVSWVRHKTPKGEWDITLRPARQRHMGTDLAHRVVARMTESITAAGAVFSLATRVDGISLGPGGVFSLRTTKGERLARYVVVAPGRDGAYWFREAARGLGVDTRYGAIDIGCRVEVAFPVYEEITRVLYDPKFLFVTPTHGDRTRTFCTNPGGRVRVEARNGFRLVNGDALKTRKTANTNFAILNTVSMTEPIQDTTEMGRKVAEFANFWGGGESLVVQRLGDLMQGRRSRRETFHAAALGYDKMTPTLLPGPGVTPGDISFAYPGRIVDNLRETLTLLSRVIPGVAHPSTAIYVPEIKFYDTKYATDRFLETNVSNLFVAGDGVGKSRGIVGAALNGVLVAEGILRKEGKT